In Sodalis ligni, a single genomic region encodes these proteins:
- the bcsQ gene encoding cellulose biosynthesis protein BcsQ, with translation MPLVCVCSPKGGVGKTTVSANLAYALARSGSKVLVIDFDVQNALRLHFGVPISDTRGYVAQATTAVDWSQFILKADANLFVLPYGEVEEEERLAFENAVSHDPHFLQRGLNTVLNYPGLVIIADFPPGPVPALKAAKNLADLHIVVMLADTASLSLLPQMENHKFLGSAMNNRLGEYYVVNQSDMRRNLSRDVSQFFEQRLGDRLLGIIHRDECVPEANASQRSIIEFSPVSAAAFDIELISKKVAAIVGVKVGDGEFYAAPNQGIK, from the coding sequence ATGCCGTTAGTGTGTGTCTGTTCGCCAAAAGGCGGAGTAGGGAAAACGACCGTCAGCGCCAACCTTGCGTATGCGCTTGCCCGTAGCGGCAGCAAGGTGCTGGTCATCGATTTTGATGTGCAAAACGCGCTGCGTTTACATTTTGGCGTCCCTATTTCAGATACCCGCGGTTATGTGGCCCAAGCGACCACGGCCGTAGATTGGAGCCAATTTATCCTGAAAGCGGATGCCAATTTGTTTGTTCTGCCCTATGGCGAGGTTGAAGAGGAAGAGCGGCTGGCATTTGAAAACGCGGTCAGCCATGATCCCCATTTTCTGCAGCGCGGGTTGAATACGGTGTTGAATTATCCCGGCCTGGTGATTATCGCCGATTTCCCTCCCGGCCCGGTCCCGGCGCTGAAAGCGGCGAAAAACCTGGCGGATTTGCATATCGTGGTGATGCTGGCGGATACCGCTTCGCTGTCGCTGCTGCCGCAAATGGAAAATCATAAATTTCTCGGCTCGGCGATGAATAACCGGCTCGGCGAATATTATGTGGTTAACCAAAGCGATATGCGGCGAAATCTGAGCCGCGATGTCTCGCAATTTTTCGAGCAGCGGCTGGGGGACCGATTATTAGGCATCATCCATCGGGACGAATGCGTGCCGGAAGCCAATGCGTCCCAGCGCTCCATCATCGAATTCAGCCCGGTTTCCGCCGCTGCCTTTGATATCGAACTTATCAGTAAAAAGGTCGCCGCTATCGTCGGGGTGAAAGTGGGTGACGGGGAATTTTACGCCGCGCCCAATCAAGGCATTAAATAA
- the hmsP gene encoding biofilm formation regulator HmsP: MRIRRSLTIKQMASVSGVTLVVVCIFIVIQLFHFVQLRREDYAQQLQNIAMSVRQPLANAVLKADVQQAERILDTLKPVGILSRADVVLPDNFQVLHGNFPPERRVPDLIEYLFRLPVEISVPLYALPHVSHPRALASLVLQADSYRLYQFIASTFSTLLSTFILLALIMTVAITWCMNRLVVHPLREIARELEKLAPEDTPRHQLSLPDMHRDDELGVLVRSYNRNQQVLSGMFEELSRLSTRHAETALPNKNLFTAMLDSQMALPTKSKHFCLLAISIGTLQEATGVMTEAQRGILLMTLIRQIKQHINENRFLGQLNHNEFAIFDNGIQNPFEGMQLAQKILKSINEPLNIGSLSLRPMASIGIALGQPLDESAHQLLRRATSAMMSAHDKGKNQILFFEPKLMEMVHRRLTLESTILEGIELGRCKLFFQPQVDIRNQQLIGAEVLLRWRREDGTYSLPPDFISEAEEIGAMVPLGNWVLEASCQVLADWRKQGIHIPLAVNISAKQLQEANLVPYLKLLLSRYEIGPAQLVLEITETAEIDEFEQSLLLLRQVRDLGILIALDDFGMGYASLYYLDRLRNLPIDLLKIDRSFIEGLPEDPVMLRIVSAIAQVLALPVIAEGVETEAQRQFLLEQKIAWGQGYLFAEPLPQKVFEQRFLNFAAV, translated from the coding sequence TTGCGGATCAGACGCTCATTAACGATTAAACAAATGGCATCGGTGTCAGGCGTGACACTGGTGGTTGTTTGCATCTTTATCGTGATCCAACTGTTCCATTTTGTTCAGCTCCGCCGTGAAGACTATGCCCAGCAGTTGCAAAATATCGCCATGTCGGTGCGACAACCTCTGGCCAACGCGGTGCTTAAAGCGGATGTGCAGCAAGCCGAACGGATACTCGATACCCTTAAACCGGTGGGCATATTAAGCCGGGCGGATGTGGTTTTACCGGATAACTTCCAGGTACTGCATGGGAATTTTCCTCCCGAGCGGCGGGTGCCGGATCTCATCGAATATCTATTCAGGCTGCCGGTGGAGATCTCCGTGCCGCTCTATGCGCTCCCCCATGTTTCCCATCCGCGCGCCCTGGCATCATTGGTGCTTCAGGCCGACTCATACCGGCTGTATCAGTTTATCGCCAGTACGTTCTCCACCCTGCTGTCTACCTTTATCTTGCTGGCATTGATCATGACCGTGGCCATTACCTGGTGCATGAATCGTCTGGTGGTCCATCCTTTACGGGAAATCGCCCGTGAATTGGAAAAACTCGCGCCTGAGGATACTCCCCGGCACCAGCTTTCGCTGCCGGATATGCATCGCGACGATGAGCTGGGGGTGCTGGTTCGCAGCTATAATCGTAATCAGCAGGTATTGTCCGGCATGTTCGAGGAACTGAGCCGTCTTTCCACCCGCCACGCCGAGACCGCGCTGCCCAACAAGAATCTTTTCACCGCCATGCTGGATTCACAGATGGCCTTGCCGACAAAATCGAAACATTTCTGCTTACTGGCCATCAGTATCGGCACCTTGCAGGAAGCCACCGGCGTAATGACGGAAGCGCAGCGGGGAATCCTGCTGATGACCCTTATCCGGCAGATCAAACAGCATATCAATGAAAACCGGTTTCTCGGCCAGCTTAACCATAATGAATTCGCCATTTTCGATAACGGCATCCAAAATCCGTTCGAAGGGATGCAGTTAGCGCAAAAAATCTTGAAAAGCATCAACGAACCGCTGAATATCGGCAGTCTGTCGCTACGGCCGATGGCCAGTATCGGCATCGCCCTGGGCCAGCCTCTTGATGAATCCGCCCATCAATTATTGCGCCGAGCCACCTCCGCCATGATGTCGGCCCATGACAAAGGCAAAAACCAGATTTTATTCTTCGAGCCCAAGCTGATGGAAATGGTCCATCGGCGTTTGACGCTTGAGAGCACCATCCTCGAAGGCATTGAGTTGGGCCGTTGCAAACTGTTCTTCCAGCCCCAGGTGGATATCCGCAATCAGCAGCTGATTGGCGCTGAGGTACTGTTGCGCTGGCGGCGTGAAGACGGTACCTATTCCCTGCCGCCGGATTTTATCAGCGAGGCGGAAGAGATAGGCGCGATGGTGCCCCTGGGCAACTGGGTGCTTGAAGCCTCCTGCCAGGTATTGGCCGACTGGCGCAAGCAGGGCATCCATATTCCGCTGGCGGTGAATATATCCGCCAAACAGCTGCAGGAAGCCAATCTGGTGCCTTACCTTAAATTGCTGTTGTCACGTTACGAAATCGGTCCTGCCCAACTGGTGCTGGAGATCACGGAGACCGCCGAGATCGATGAGTTTGAACAATCCCTGCTTTTACTGCGCCAGGTACGCGATTTGGGGATTTTGATCGCACTGGATGACTTCGGCATGGGTTACGCCAGTTTGTATTACCTGGACCGGTTGCGTAATCTGCCCATCGATCTGCTGAAAATAGATCGCAGTTTTATCGAGGGGCTGCCGGAAGACCCGGTCATGCTGCGTATTGTCAGCGCCATCGCACAGGTACTGGCATTACCTGTCATCGCCGAAGGCGTGGAGACCGAGGCGCAACGCCAATTCCTGCTGGAACAGAAAATCGCCTGGGGCCAGGGTTATCTCTTCGCCGAGCCTTTGCCGCAGAAGGTATTCGAACAGCGATTTCTGAATTTCGCCGCGGTGTAA
- a CDS encoding insulinase family protein: MQGTGIRLFMSGMLLATVGGNVRAEALQPDPAWQQGKLINGFSWQVLTTPQRPNDRIELRLMVNTGSLAENAQQTGFARLLPRLALAHSENFSATQLKSLWQQGVDAGRPQAPAVISYDYTLYSLSLPNGRPDLLRDAFRWMANTGGRLIINPATIHSATQGADPVATAPDKPGSTWWHYRLKGSVLLAHDPGQSARLPVSGQQLQQFYQRWYTPDAMTLYVVGNVDGRGLNEQIVKAFSSLKGKRDTPPPMPALSPLPSQPVSLISDNGKEDSLKLIWDAPWQPIRDSRSLNLYWRSDLAREALYMHVQQALQASKDNNLKQANLRFDCNVHYQRAQCAIHIDTPAENLMPTMTFVAHELAGLRNSGLGKAEFDALMARKTGELSTLFATYARTDTGILMSQRLRSQQNDVVDIAPEQYQKLRNEFLSQLSLPMLNQELRNQLSQNAILVLMQPKDEPEVNMKALQETYDHIMAPGPQPSSIDESKPEVTDIPPQS, encoded by the coding sequence ATGCAGGGCACCGGAATTCGTCTTTTCATGAGTGGAATGTTACTGGCGACGGTGGGTGGCAATGTGCGAGCAGAAGCATTACAACCCGATCCCGCCTGGCAACAGGGTAAACTCATCAATGGCTTCTCCTGGCAAGTATTGACGACACCGCAGCGGCCGAACGACCGGATTGAATTACGCCTGATGGTCAATACCGGTTCACTGGCGGAAAATGCGCAGCAGACCGGCTTCGCGCGGCTCTTGCCCCGGTTGGCGCTGGCCCACAGCGAAAATTTCTCCGCCACGCAGCTCAAATCTTTGTGGCAGCAGGGTGTCGATGCCGGACGTCCGCAAGCGCCGGCGGTCATTTCTTACGATTACACCCTATATAGCCTCAGCCTGCCCAACGGCCGACCCGATTTGCTGCGGGATGCATTCAGATGGATGGCGAACACCGGCGGGCGTCTCATCATTAATCCGGCGACAATACACAGCGCCACGCAGGGAGCCGATCCGGTGGCGACCGCTCCCGACAAGCCCGGCAGCACCTGGTGGCACTACCGCTTGAAAGGCTCGGTTTTGCTGGCGCACGATCCCGGCCAATCGGCCCGGCTACCCGTCAGCGGCCAGCAGTTGCAGCAATTCTACCAGCGCTGGTATACCCCTGACGCCATGACGCTGTACGTGGTGGGCAACGTGGACGGCCGCGGTTTGAACGAACAGATCGTGAAAGCGTTTTCTTCGCTGAAGGGTAAACGGGATACGCCTCCCCCCATGCCGGCGCTGTCGCCGCTGCCGTCTCAACCGGTCAGCCTGATAAGCGATAACGGCAAAGAGGATAGCCTGAAACTGATTTGGGACGCCCCGTGGCAGCCTATCAGGGACTCCCGTTCCCTGAACCTCTACTGGCGCAGCGATCTGGCGCGGGAGGCACTCTATATGCATGTGCAGCAAGCGCTGCAGGCGTCAAAGGACAATAATCTCAAACAGGCCAATCTGCGCTTCGATTGCAATGTTCATTACCAGCGCGCCCAATGCGCCATTCATATCGATACCCCGGCTGAAAATCTGATGCCCACCATGACTTTTGTGGCCCATGAACTGGCCGGCTTGCGTAATTCCGGGCTTGGCAAGGCGGAATTCGATGCGCTGATGGCACGTAAGACCGGGGAGCTCAGCACGCTTTTTGCCACTTATGCCCGCACCGATACCGGTATATTGATGAGCCAGCGTTTGCGCTCGCAGCAAAATGACGTGGTGGATATCGCGCCGGAGCAATACCAGAAATTACGCAACGAATTTTTGTCCCAATTATCGTTGCCGATGCTGAACCAGGAGCTGCGTAATCAATTATCCCAGAACGCGATCCTTGTCCTTATGCAGCCCAAAGATGAACCGGAAGTCAACATGAAGGCGCTGCAGGAAACCTACGATCATATCATGGCGCCGGGGCCGCAGCCCTCATCCATCGATGAGAGCAAACCGGAAGTCACGGACATCCCGCCGCAGTCCTGA
- a CDS encoding purine-cytosine permease family protein, with protein MKEHISTDDFVSGRVPASARASLFSVALIRIGATTSLVQFMLGATLGHSMTLSQAMWATLLGSLILEFISLGLGIAAAREGLSTSLLARWCGFGRYGSAMIGLAIAFSLLGWFGVQNAILAKGAISALDLDKEHQGIFRWGAAISGLLLTILVAFGFRGLKWTAKVAVPLFFLAIAWICFGLIQGQDLRELMDAAPDGPPLSLGAAATIIAGGHMVFAIVSPDMSRYCRSGRHVFWMMTLSILIGEFIVNGIAILVAKALHTSDVVAIMTQSAGWLGLAAALLSAVKINDINLYSSTLGFATMLEAITGKKWSYRRLTLFLGVVGTSLSVMGILDQFTGILTLFGVFFPPIAGVMLIDYYILRSHRSILEATRISGQLPDAAATPVIGWPAMFAWIIGSLFGLFVHWGIPSINSLLVASMLYWLIHITLRKNGFSAAPAGM; from the coding sequence ATGAAAGAACATATTTCCACTGATGATTTCGTCTCCGGCCGCGTGCCGGCATCCGCCCGCGCCAGCCTGTTCAGCGTCGCCCTTATTCGCATCGGCGCCACCACGTCGCTGGTGCAATTCATGCTGGGCGCCACGCTCGGGCACTCCATGACGCTCTCCCAGGCCATGTGGGCCACGCTATTGGGGAGTCTCATCCTAGAATTCATCAGTTTGGGTTTAGGTATTGCCGCTGCGCGGGAAGGATTGTCCACCAGCCTGCTGGCCCGCTGGTGCGGTTTTGGCCGTTATGGTTCGGCCATGATTGGCTTAGCCATTGCCTTCAGCCTGCTGGGATGGTTTGGCGTACAAAATGCCATTCTTGCTAAAGGGGCTATCTCCGCGCTGGACCTGGATAAGGAGCATCAGGGGATTTTTCGTTGGGGGGCGGCCATATCAGGGCTGTTGCTCACCATTCTGGTGGCCTTTGGCTTTCGAGGTTTGAAATGGACGGCAAAAGTGGCGGTGCCGCTGTTTTTCCTGGCGATAGCCTGGATTTGCTTCGGTCTGATACAGGGCCAGGACCTGCGGGAACTCATGGATGCCGCGCCCGACGGGCCGCCGTTGTCTCTTGGCGCGGCCGCCACCATTATCGCCGGCGGCCATATGGTGTTCGCCATTGTTTCCCCTGATATGAGCCGTTATTGCCGGAGCGGCCGCCATGTCTTCTGGATGATGACGCTCTCCATTCTTATCGGGGAATTTATCGTTAACGGGATAGCCATTCTGGTGGCCAAGGCCTTGCATACGTCAGATGTGGTGGCCATCATGACGCAAAGCGCGGGTTGGCTGGGTTTGGCCGCGGCACTGCTGTCGGCGGTGAAGATAAACGATATCAATCTATATTCCTCCACCTTGGGCTTCGCCACTATGTTGGAAGCCATTACCGGCAAAAAATGGTCCTACCGGCGTTTAACGCTGTTCCTGGGCGTGGTGGGCACGTCACTGTCGGTCATGGGCATCCTCGACCAATTCACCGGGATACTGACGCTGTTCGGCGTGTTTTTTCCCCCTATCGCCGGCGTGATGCTGATTGATTATTATATTTTGCGCTCACATCGATCCATCCTCGAGGCAACCCGCATAAGCGGACAATTACCGGATGCCGCCGCTACGCCGGTCATCGGCTGGCCGGCCATGTTCGCATGGATAATCGGCAGCCTTTTCGGCCTGTTCGTTCATTGGGGCATTCCCTCCATCAATTCATTGCTGGTGGCGAGTATGTTGTACTGGCTAATCCATATCACCCTGCGGAAAAACGGTTTTAGCGCCGCGCCGGCCGGCATGTGA
- a CDS encoding sugar kinase: MTTQNIAVIGECMIELSQKGTDVKRGFGGDTLNTSVYLSRLVKPETLGVHYVTALGTDNFSEEMLGAWRREGVQTDLIQRMDNRLPGLYYIETDETGERTFYYWRNEAAARYWLESDDSERICRQLAEFDYLYLSGISIAILSAKSRERLLALLKACRDKGGKVIFDNNYRPRLWQSKEETQAAYRNILSCTDIAFLTLDDEDMLWGRHSVDDVLARTRQWGVREIVIKRGAESCLVSTEAGELLDVPAVKLPKEKVVDTTAAGDSFSAGYLAVRLTGGDAEAAAKCGHLTAGTVIQYRGAIIPREAMPR, encoded by the coding sequence ATGACAACCCAAAACATTGCCGTCATCGGCGAATGCATGATTGAACTGTCCCAAAAAGGGACCGATGTGAAGCGCGGCTTCGGCGGCGATACGCTGAATACCTCGGTCTATTTATCCCGGCTGGTGAAGCCGGAAACCCTCGGCGTACATTATGTCACCGCGCTGGGTACCGATAATTTCAGCGAGGAAATGCTGGGCGCCTGGCGGCGGGAAGGCGTGCAAACCGATTTGATTCAGCGAATGGATAACCGTTTGCCCGGTTTATACTATATCGAGACGGATGAAACCGGCGAGCGCACCTTCTATTACTGGCGCAATGAAGCCGCCGCCCGTTATTGGCTTGAAAGCGACGATTCCGAGCGTATATGCCGGCAGTTGGCCGAATTTGATTATCTTTATCTCAGCGGCATCAGTATCGCCATTTTAAGCGCGAAAAGCCGGGAACGGTTGCTGGCTTTGTTAAAAGCCTGCCGTGACAAGGGCGGCAAAGTGATTTTTGACAACAATTATCGTCCGCGCCTGTGGCAAAGCAAAGAAGAAACCCAGGCGGCTTACCGAAATATCCTGTCCTGTACCGATATCGCCTTTCTGACGCTGGACGATGAGGACATGCTGTGGGGAAGACACAGCGTTGACGACGTGCTCGCACGCACCCGCCAATGGGGCGTGCGGGAAATCGTGATCAAACGCGGCGCCGAATCCTGTCTGGTCTCCACCGAAGCCGGTGAACTGCTGGACGTACCGGCCGTAAAATTACCGAAGGAAAAAGTGGTTGATACCACCGCGGCGGGAGACTCGTTCAGCGCGGGCTACCTGGCGGTGCGGCTGACCGGCGGCGATGCCGAGGCGGCGGCCAAATGCGGCCATCTCACCGCCGGCACGGTGATTCAATACCGGGGCGCCATTATTCCCCGGGAAGCCATGCCGCGCTGA
- a CDS encoding CDP-diacylglycerol diphosphatase, whose translation MKWRWGHNPFILFFAAVAIAASSGFYYYRHVAAAGNPDALWQIVSQKCIPHQQQLDRPDPCREVNLDAGYTVLKDLEGPLQFLLIPVEKIVGIESPVLLNEKTPNFFYHAWQARQYLTEKAGAPVPDRALALAINSPSARTQNQLHIHISCLRPEVRRQLDDEAGSIGSAWQPLPAAVMGHSYLAKRITAAGLAEQSPFITLAREVPGAAGNMGHFGLALAQLPDGSFALLANQRSLLHFDNASTEEIQDHSCAILRH comes from the coding sequence ATGAAATGGCGCTGGGGCCACAACCCCTTTATCCTGTTTTTTGCCGCGGTGGCCATCGCCGCATCCAGCGGTTTCTATTACTATCGCCACGTGGCGGCGGCCGGCAATCCCGATGCCCTGTGGCAGATAGTCAGCCAGAAGTGCATACCCCACCAGCAGCAGCTCGACCGGCCGGATCCCTGTCGCGAAGTGAATCTGGATGCGGGGTATACGGTACTAAAAGACCTTGAAGGCCCGCTGCAATTTTTGCTGATTCCCGTGGAAAAAATAGTCGGTATCGAAAGTCCGGTGCTGTTGAACGAAAAAACGCCCAACTTTTTTTATCACGCCTGGCAAGCCCGGCAATACCTGACGGAAAAAGCCGGCGCGCCGGTTCCCGACCGGGCCTTGGCGCTGGCGATCAATTCACCCTCCGCACGGACGCAAAACCAGCTGCATATCCATATCTCCTGCCTGCGCCCCGAAGTGCGCCGGCAGCTGGATGATGAAGCCGGCAGCATAGGTTCAGCCTGGCAACCGCTGCCCGCCGCGGTGATGGGTCATTCCTACCTGGCCAAACGCATCACCGCCGCCGGTCTGGCGGAGCAAAGCCCGTTTATCACCCTGGCGCGGGAGGTTCCCGGCGCCGCCGGCAATATGGGGCACTTTGGTTTGGCGCTGGCGCAGTTGCCGGATGGATCCTTTGCGCTGTTGGCCAACCAGCGCAGTCTGCTGCACTTCGATAATGCCTCTACCGAGGAAATCCAGGACCACAGCTGCGCTATTTTGCGTCATTAG
- a CDS encoding MFS transporter, which yields MQSTIAPVLDSDTVPTNSRGKVLVASLIGTAIEFFDFYIYATAAVIVFPHIFFPPGDAAAATLQSLATFALAFVARPIGSALFGHFGDRLGRKVTLVASLLTMGISTVVIGLLPGYHTLGILAPILLALARFGQGLGLGGEWGGAALLATENAPAHRRALYGSFPQLGAPIGFFFANGIFLLLSWGLTDEQFLSWGWRVPFILSAVLVIIGLYVRISLHETPVFAKIALAKAQVRMPIGTLLGKHLKATVLGTFIMVATYTLFYIMTVYSLTYGTAPKPLGLGISRNDFLLMLMVGVVGFGLLVPVSGQLADSFGRRKTMIVITLAIIAFALVFPFMLGSGETWLVMAFLLCGFIVMGLTFGPMGALLPELFPTEVRYTGASFSYNVASIIGASVAPYIAAWLTVHYGLFYVGIYLASMAVLTLLALLATHETRHLAL from the coding sequence ATGCAGTCCACCATCGCGCCCGTCCTTGATTCCGATACCGTCCCGACCAATTCACGGGGCAAAGTCCTTGTGGCGTCGTTAATCGGCACCGCCATCGAATTTTTCGATTTTTACATCTATGCCACCGCCGCGGTTATAGTCTTCCCGCATATCTTTTTTCCGCCCGGGGATGCCGCCGCCGCCACGCTTCAGTCGCTGGCCACCTTCGCCCTGGCATTTGTCGCCCGGCCCATCGGATCGGCGCTGTTCGGTCATTTCGGCGACAGGCTCGGGCGCAAGGTCACGTTGGTGGCTTCGCTGCTGACCATGGGCATATCGACGGTGGTTATCGGGCTGCTGCCGGGTTATCACACCCTCGGTATCCTGGCGCCGATACTGCTGGCCCTGGCGCGGTTCGGCCAGGGGCTTGGGCTGGGAGGCGAATGGGGCGGCGCGGCGCTGCTGGCCACCGAAAACGCCCCGGCGCACCGGCGGGCGCTGTATGGTTCCTTCCCGCAACTGGGGGCGCCTATCGGCTTCTTTTTTGCCAACGGCATATTCTTATTGCTCTCCTGGGGGCTTACGGACGAACAGTTCCTGAGCTGGGGATGGCGCGTGCCGTTTATCCTGTCGGCGGTGTTGGTGATCATCGGCCTGTATGTGCGGATATCGCTGCACGAGACTCCGGTATTCGCCAAAATCGCCCTGGCGAAAGCCCAGGTGCGCATGCCCATCGGCACCCTGCTCGGCAAGCATTTGAAAGCCACGGTTCTGGGCACCTTTATCATGGTGGCCACCTATACCCTGTTTTACATTATGACCGTCTATTCATTAACCTACGGCACCGCGCCCAAGCCGCTGGGCCTGGGCATTTCCCGTAATGATTTCCTGCTGATGCTGATGGTGGGGGTCGTCGGTTTCGGCTTGCTGGTGCCGGTTTCCGGGCAACTGGCCGACAGCTTCGGCCGCCGCAAGACCATGATAGTCATTACCCTGGCCATTATCGCTTTCGCGCTGGTCTTTCCATTTATGCTCGGCTCCGGCGAGACCTGGCTGGTGATGGCCTTCCTGCTGTGCGGTTTTATTGTGATGGGTTTGACATTCGGCCCCATGGGCGCATTACTGCCTGAGCTGTTCCCAACGGAGGTCCGCTATACCGGCGCATCGTTTTCCTATAACGTCGCGTCCATTATCGGCGCCTCGGTCGCCCCTTATATCGCCGCCTGGCTAACGGTCCATTATGGCCTATTCTATGTGGGGATTTATCTGGCTTCCATGGCGGTCCTGACGCTGCTGGCGCTATTGGCCACCCACGAGACCCGTCATCTGGCATTGTAA